A DNA window from Impatiens glandulifera chromosome 7, dImpGla2.1, whole genome shotgun sequence contains the following coding sequences:
- the LOC124945580 gene encoding uncharacterized protein LOC124945580 — MRRKSRFQTTNNGVASPQGIPTTPRRTFKANNTSSENQLLSPPKNLIEPVHQRSNSGTNVSGDEILSPPRNLVESAHRRLITSATCSTEKSTATKPEQIDESAADVGEGNNEELNRFLKEQRMKIDKILNGETNGKAKIVLSGPSNSTSSMVAAICYSWLLENRRRRKKNDKEKGREELVVAPVMNASRRKMWTHRQAAWLFNQVGLDATALLFSDEVDLERLMMGKQLSILIVGEDILKTDRDVASRCTILTDNYCEDSYDLLLQNPILKNLLLAGVVLDTRNLDGSGKLSTTRDAEAVQLLSVGSAPNYRNTLYEQLVQDQRDGSFTEVLQLNYGKPPNGGLSPADKKKIQEKAQKDSNSMKNTSTNNHISSKSANAKPAPTQVAAAKPETSPSNGNRGKNKFFLAKWFGFGSK; from the exons ATGCGTCGCAAATCCCGATTCCAGACGACAAACAACGGCGTCGCCTCTCCTCAAGGAATCCCGACCACTCCAAGAAGGACATTCAAAGCCAATAATACCTCGAGTGAAAACCAATTGCTCTCCCCTCCAAAGAATTTAATCGAACCGGTTCATCAGAGATCTAATTCTGGAACGAATGTTTCCGGTGATGAGATCCTGTCTCCGCCTAGGAATCTGGTGGAATCGGCTCATAGGAGGTTGATAACGTCAGCTACGTGTTCAACCGAGAAGAGTACGGCGACAAAACCCGAACAAATTGATGAGTCTGCGGCGGATGTTGGTGAGGGAAATAATGAAGAGCTTAATAGGTTTCTGAAGGAGCAGAGGATGAAGATTGATAAGATCTTGAATGGAGAAACGAATGGGAAGGCGAAGATTGTTCTGTCTGGACCATCAAACA GTACAAGTTCAATGGTGGCTGCAATATGCTATTCATGGCTGTTGGAGaacaggaggaggaggaagaagaacgATAAAGAGAAAGGAAGAGAAGAATTGGTTGTGGCGCCTGTCATGAATGCCAGCAGGCGAAAAATGTGGACGCATCGACAAGCGGCTTGGCTCTTCAACCAAGTTGGTCTTGATGCCACTGCATTGCTCTTCTCCGATGAG GTGGATTTGGAAAGGCTAATGATGGGAAAGCAGCTTAGTATTCTTATAGTGGGTGAAGATATACTGAAAACAGATAGAGATGTTGCTTCAAGGTGCACCATTTTAACAGACAATTACTGTGAAGACTCTTATGATTTACTACTTCAGAATCCTATCCTCAAGAACCTTCTG CTTGCAGGTGTTGTATTGGACACAAGAAATCTCGATGGGTCTGGAAAGCTGTCCACTACTAGAGATGCTGAAGCTGTTCAGCTGCTATCAGTTGGCTCTGCCCCCAATTACCGAAACACCCTTTACGAACAAC tGGTGCAAGATCAAAGAGATGGTTCATTCACTGAAGTTTTGCAGCTTAACTATGGTAAACCGCCTAATGGAG GTCTATCACCAGCAGACAAGAAGAAGATTCAAGAAAAAGCTCAGAAGGACTCAAATAGTATGAAGAATACAAGCACTAATAATCATATCTCATCCAAATCAG